In one Natronosalvus amylolyticus genomic region, the following are encoded:
- a CDS encoding DUF7344 domain-containing protein: protein MNTVANTVPSGSEGEGGLSRDEVFTMLSNRRRRWVLYYLKRHEGNRVDLRTLVDTISAWEYGTSVEALSWKQRKRVYTALRQSHLPKLDDAGIVKYDQSRGTVELTDSAHEVQLYLEYVPAHDIPWSQYYLGLTLVGTALVVLAWGPIYPFDGLSGLVLASMVLVMFGISALVHHYHLRQHKLGARDVPPEISNA from the coding sequence ATGAATACAGTAGCCAATACAGTGCCGTCCGGGTCGGAGGGCGAGGGGGGTCTCTCTCGAGATGAGGTGTTTACGATGTTGAGCAACCGGCGACGGCGCTGGGTGCTCTACTATCTCAAACGCCACGAGGGGAATCGTGTCGATTTACGAACGCTCGTGGATACGATTTCAGCGTGGGAGTACGGAACCTCGGTCGAGGCACTCTCCTGGAAACAACGGAAACGAGTGTATACGGCGCTGCGACAGTCACACCTGCCAAAACTGGACGACGCAGGCATCGTCAAATATGACCAGTCTCGCGGCACCGTCGAACTGACGGATTCCGCACACGAGGTGCAACTGTACCTCGAGTACGTCCCGGCACACGATATTCCGTGGAGCCAGTACTATCTCGGTTTGACGCTCGTTGGTACGGCCCTGGTCGTCCTCGCCTGGGGACCGATCTACCCCTTCGACGGACTTTCGGGCCTCGTACTCGCGTCGATGGTCCTCGTTATGTTCGGGATCTCGGCACTCGTCCACCACTATCACCTCCGACAGCACAAACTGGGTGCCAGAGACGTGCCACCAGAGATCTCCAACGCTTGA